In Rattus rattus isolate New Zealand chromosome 9, Rrattus_CSIRO_v1, whole genome shotgun sequence, a genomic segment contains:
- the Ern1 gene encoding serine/threonine-protein kinase/endoribonuclease IRE1, protein MPARWLLLLLALLLLPPGPGSFGRASTVTLPETLLFVSTLDGSLHAVSKRTGSIKWTLKEDPVLQVPTHVEEPAFLPDPNDGSLYTLGGKNNEGLTKLPFTIPELVQASPCRSSDGILYMGKKQDIWYVIDLLTGEKQQTLSSAFADSLCPSTSLLYLGRTEYTITMYDTKTRELRWNATYFDYAASLPEDDVDYKMSHFVSNGDGLVVTVDSESGDVLWIQNYASPVVAFYIWQREGLRKVVHINVAVETLRYLTFMSGEVGRITKWKYPFPKETEAKSKLTPTLYVGKYSTSLYASPSMVHEGVAVVPRGSTLPLLEGPQTDGVTIGDKGECVITPSTDLKFDPGLKGKSKLNYLRNYWLLIGHHETPLSASTKMLERFPNNLPKHRENVIPADSEKRSFEEVINLVGQTSENTPTTVSQDVEEKLPRAPAKPEAPVDSMLKDMATIILSTFLLVGWVAFIITYPLSMHQQRQLQHQQFQKELEKIQLLQQQQLPFHPHGDLTQDPDFLDSSGLFSESSGTSSPSPSPRASNHSLNSSSSASKAGTSPSLEPEDEDEETRMVIVGKISFCPKDVLGHGAEGTIVYKGMFDNRDVAVKRILPECFSFADREVQLLRESDEHPNVIRYFCTEKDRQFQYIAIELCAATLQEYVEQKDFAHLGLEPITLLHQTTSGLAHLHSLNIVHRDLKPHNILLSMPNAHGRIKAMISDFGLCKKLAVGRHSFSRRSGVPGTEGWIAPEMLSEDCKENPTYTVDIFSAGCVFYYVISEGNHPFGKSLQRQANILLGACSLDCFHSDKHEDVIARELIEKMIAMDPQQRPSAKRVLKHPFFWSLEKQLQFFQDVSDRIEKESLDGPIVRQLERGGRAVVKMDWRENITVPLQTDLRKFRTYKGGSVRDLLRAMRNKRHHYRELPLEVQETLGSIPDDFVRYFTSRFPHLLSHTYRAMELCRHERLFQTYYWHEPTEAQPPGIPDAL, encoded by the exons aaacttcccTTTACCATCCCGGAATTGGTTCAGGCATCCCCATGCCGAAGTTCAGATGGAATTCTCTACATGG GTAAGAAGCAGGACATTTGGTATGTCATCGACCTCCTGACTGGCGAGAAGCAGCAGACTTTGTCATCAGCCTTCGCAGACAGTCTGTGCCCGTCAACTTCCCTTCTGTATCTTGGACGGACAG AATACACCATCACCATGTATGACACCAAGACCCGGGAGCTCCGCTGGAATGCCACCTATTTTGACTATGCAGCCTCACTTCCCGAGGATGACGTGGACTACA aGATGTCCCACTTTGTGTCCAATGGCGATGGACTGGTGGTAACTGTGGACAGTGAATCTGGGGATGTCTTGTGGATCCAAAACTATGCCTCTCCTGTGGTGGCCTTCTACATCTGGCAGCGGGAGGGCCTGAGAAAGGTGGTGCACATCAACGTTGCTGTGGAGACCCTACGCTATTTGACCTTCATGTCTGGGGAAGTGGGGCGCATCACCAAGTGGAAGTATCCATTCCCCAAGGAGACAGAGGCCAAGAGCAAACTGAC GCCCACTCTGTATGTGGGGAAGTACTCCACCAGCCTCTATGCCTCGCCCTCGATGGTGCATGAGGGGGTCGCTGTTGTG CCTCGAGGCAGCACTCTTCCTTTGCTCGAAGGACCCCAGACAGATGGTGTCACCATTGGAGACAAAGGAGAATGTGTGATCACTCCCAGCACAGACCTCAAGTTTGACCCTGGACTCAAAGGCAAGAGCAAGCTGAACTACCTGAGGAATTACTGGCTTCTCATAG GACACCATGAAACTCCTCTGTCTGCATCCACCAAGATGCTGGAGAGATTTCCTAACAATCTTCCCAAACATCGAGAAAACGTGATTCCTGCTGATTCGGAGAAAAGGAGCTTTGAGGAG GTTATCAACCTAGTTGGCCAGACTTCAGAAAACACACCAACCACCGTATCTCAGGATGTAGAAGAGAAGCTGCCCCGTGCCCCCGCCAAGCCAGAGGCCCCCGTGGACTCCATGCTCAAGGACATGGCTACTATTATCCTGAGCACCTTCCTGCTGGTCGGATGGGTGGCATTCATCATCACTTACCCCCTG AGCATGCATCAGCAGCGCCAGCTCCAGCACCAGCAGTTCCagaaggaactggagaaaattcagctccttcagcaacAGCAGCTGCCCTTCCACCCACACGGAGACCTTACCCAGGACCCTGACTTCCTGGATTCATCTGGCCTCTTCTCGGAGAGCTCAGGCACCAGCAGCCCCAGCCCATCCCCCAGAGCCTCCAACCACTCACTCAACTCTAGCAGCTCTGCCTCCAAGGCTGGCACCAGTCCCTCCCTGGAGCCGGAGGACGAGG ATGAGGAAACCAGAATGGTGATTGTTGGGAAAATCTCATTCTGCCCCAAGGATGTCCTGGGCCATGGAGCTGAGGGCACAATCGTATACAA AGGTATGTTTGACAACCGTGATGTGGCCGTGAAGAGGATCCTCCCTGAGTGTTTTAGCTTTGCAGACCGAGAGGTCCAGCTGCTTCGCGAATCAGATGAGCATCCGAATGTGATCCGCTACTTTTGCACAGAGAAGGACCGGCAGTTCCAGTACATTGCCATTGAGCTGTGTGCAGCTACCCTGCAGGAG TATGTGGAGCAGAAGGACTTCGCCCACCTTGGCCTAGAGCCCATCACCTTGCTTCATCAGACCACCTCAGGCCTGGCGCACCTGCATTCCCTCAACATTG TTCACAGAGACCTGAAGCCCCACAACATTCTCCTCTCCATGCCCAACGCACATGGCAGGATCAAGGCGATGATCTCAGACTTTGGCCTCTGCAAGAAGCTGGCAGTGGGCAGGCATAGTTTCAGCCGCCGTTCAGGGGTGCCTGGCACTGAAGGTTGGATCGCCCCAGAGATGCTGAGTGAAGACTGCAAGGAGAACCCT ACCTACACAGTGGACATCTTCTCTGCAGGCTGTGTCTTTTACTATGTCATCTCTGAGGGCAACCATCCTTTTGGCAAATCCTTGCAGCggcaggccaacatcctcctggGCGCCTGCAGCCTTGACTGCTTCCACTCAGACAAGCACG AGGACGTCATTGCTCGTGAGTTGATAGAGAAAATGATTGCAATGGATCCGCAGCAGCGACCCTCGGCAAAGCGCGTGCTAAAACACCCGTTCTTCTGGAGCCTGGAAAAGCAGCTCCAGTTCTTCCAG GATGTGAGTGACCGAATAGAAAAGGAGTCCTTGGATGGCCCGATCGTGCGGCAGTTGGAGAGAGGCGGGAGAGCTGTGGTTAAGATGGATTGGCGGGAGAACATCACTGTCCCCCTGCAGACAG ATCTGCGCAAATTCAGAACCTATAAAGGTGGCTCCGTCCGGGATCTCCTCCGAGCCATGAGGAATAAG AGACACCACTACCGGGAGCTCCCTCTGGAGGTTCAGGAGACGCTGGGCTCCATCCCTGATGACTTCGTGCGCTACTTCACATCACgtttcccccacctcctctctcacaCCTACCGAGCCATGGAACTGTGCAGACATGAGAGACTCTTCCAGACCTACTACTGGCACGAGCCCACAGAAGCCCAGCCTCCAGGGATTCCAGATGCCCTCTGA